A genomic window from Sphingobacterium sp. BN32 includes:
- the pth gene encoding aminoacyl-tRNA hydrolase translates to MNFLIVGLGNIGKEYADTRHNIGFMVADELANQAGTTWSTLKHAYYTEYKQRGHNVYVIKPTTFMNLSGKAVNYWMQELKVPVQNILVIVDDLAIPFGSLRVKPKGSAAGHNGLRSIEASIGGQQYPRLRFGIGDNFSKGRQVDYVLGPFDKEEQRELPALIEHSVKMVNSFINIGIELTMTNLNTK, encoded by the coding sequence ATATCGGCAAAGAGTACGCCGATACACGACATAATATAGGTTTTATGGTTGCGGATGAGCTTGCTAATCAGGCCGGGACAACTTGGTCTACATTGAAACATGCTTACTATACTGAATACAAGCAGCGTGGGCATAACGTGTATGTGATCAAGCCGACGACATTTATGAACTTAAGCGGGAAGGCAGTAAACTATTGGATGCAGGAGCTAAAAGTTCCTGTTCAGAATATTCTGGTTATTGTTGATGATCTGGCGATTCCATTCGGTTCCTTGCGCGTAAAGCCGAAGGGCTCTGCAGCAGGACACAATGGTTTGCGATCTATAGAAGCTTCTATTGGAGGTCAGCAATATCCAAGATTGCGCTTTGGCATTGGCGACAACTTCTCCAAAGGTCGGCAGGTAGATTATGTCTTAGGCCCATTTGATAAGGAGGAACAACGCGAATTGCCGGCATTGATCGAGCATTCGGTGAAGATGGTCAATAGCTTTATCAATATTGGGATTGAGCTGACGATGACCAACCTAAATACTAAATAG
- a CDS encoding M56 family metallopeptidase gives MESLLTYLLQVNLLIIIIFLGYQFLLKGLTFYLLNRIYFLVATIYAFIYPFLDIKSWFAKQVELPMGEVLSYIPFVFEEKESYFSLSDLMLMIASVGAIVLFTKLLIQLFSLLRIHLHSEPSAWREYLFRNVIFPIAPFSFFNKIYVHKEQHLEKELHDIFKHEHVHVEGHHTWDVLLFEIVLVSCWYNPFVWLMRKAVRQNLEYLTDQQVLDKGVDRQTYQYSLLHVTKQGASVGISNQFNFKTLKKRIMMMNKKRSSKLELSKYAFLLPVFILAGATFTLNKAEAKIETVVIKAAETNVSEIGHKLSENIIQQDTTKKKASSQQTEEVVVTGFRSDDANVKELSGLTFNAEQSDTLKGKINEVKVVRGFKARSFNQLIDQGANKDKIIVIDGKVMPKDFDLSLIDDRRVDNVVILTGKDALAIDPKAKDGVISIKTRKEGDPVSRVWTIQDNSMSPTKNNLRVTGRGVSVLGLSHEGKNMSYEIDGKKVSEETFKAIKHEDIHSIDLRVESGKTEDGKEKKTNLMKVFTKAYAKEHNLPTQDSLRGRFNGVGIKVNPSGENRKLTFRSNAEKGKIVWLVNEKVVEGDEASNLNPNDIFSIDVQKSKATTAAYGDDVEGVIKIITKDSPLAVNRPKMDGQITVSTSAKDIPNNAIYFIDDKEATKAEVDSLKSEKIKTVKVIKGDKAVKDYGDKAKNGVIMITTRKAKD, from the coding sequence ATGGAAAGCCTACTAACCTATTTGCTGCAAGTAAACCTGCTCATCATCATTATCTTTCTGGGCTATCAGTTTCTTTTGAAGGGGCTAACCTTTTATTTGCTCAACCGTATCTACTTCCTTGTAGCGACGATATATGCATTTATTTACCCATTTTTAGACATCAAATCTTGGTTCGCAAAGCAGGTTGAACTTCCTATGGGCGAGGTATTGAGCTACATTCCCTTCGTATTTGAGGAAAAGGAAAGTTATTTCTCGCTAAGTGATTTAATGCTGATGATAGCATCTGTAGGCGCTATCGTTTTGTTTACAAAGTTGCTGATACAGTTGTTTAGCCTTTTGCGGATACATTTGCATTCTGAACCTTCCGCATGGCGCGAATACCTTTTTCGCAATGTAATCTTCCCTATTGCACCATTTTCTTTTTTCAATAAGATCTATGTTCATAAAGAGCAGCATCTGGAAAAAGAACTCCACGATATTTTTAAACACGAGCATGTCCATGTTGAGGGCCATCATACCTGGGATGTCTTGTTGTTTGAAATAGTATTGGTAAGCTGTTGGTATAATCCTTTCGTGTGGTTAATGCGCAAAGCCGTACGTCAAAATCTTGAATACTTGACCGATCAACAAGTGTTAGATAAAGGTGTCGACCGCCAGACTTATCAATACTCTTTGCTGCATGTCACCAAGCAGGGTGCTTCGGTGGGCATCAGCAATCAGTTTAACTTTAAAACCTTAAAAAAGCGCATTATGATGATGAACAAGAAACGCTCATCCAAGTTGGAACTCAGCAAGTATGCATTCCTACTGCCGGTCTTTATTTTGGCCGGAGCAACTTTCACCTTGAACAAGGCGGAAGCAAAGATCGAAACGGTTGTAATTAAAGCCGCTGAAACGAATGTTTCAGAAATTGGACACAAACTATCCGAAAACATAATTCAGCAAGATACAACGAAGAAAAAGGCTAGTTCACAGCAGACCGAGGAGGTCGTGGTTACCGGATTCCGATCTGATGATGCCAATGTCAAAGAACTATCCGGATTAACCTTTAATGCAGAGCAAAGCGATACGTTGAAAGGAAAAATTAACGAAGTCAAAGTAGTAAGAGGCTTCAAGGCGCGCTCATTTAATCAGCTTATCGATCAGGGCGCCAATAAAGACAAAATCATTGTTATCGACGGTAAAGTGATGCCTAAGGACTTTGACCTCTCTTTAATTGATGATCGCCGTGTTGATAACGTTGTGATATTAACCGGGAAAGACGCTCTTGCAATCGATCCAAAAGCCAAAGACGGAGTAATCTCTATCAAAACCAGAAAAGAAGGAGACCCAGTGTCTAGGGTATGGACAATTCAAGATAACAGCATGTCGCCAACGAAGAATAATCTGAGAGTGACCGGAAGAGGCGTATCAGTGCTAGGCTTATCGCATGAGGGGAAGAACATGAGCTACGAGATCGACGGGAAGAAGGTAAGCGAGGAAACATTTAAAGCGATAAAACACGAGGACATCCATTCGATCGACTTGAGGGTAGAAAGCGGCAAAACGGAAGATGGGAAAGAAAAGAAAACCAATCTCATGAAGGTTTTCACGAAGGCGTACGCGAAGGAGCATAACCTTCCGACGCAGGATTCGTTAAGAGGTCGATTTAATGGGGTAGGGATAAAAGTTAACCCAAGTGGTGAGAACCGAAAGCTAACTTTCAGGTCTAACGCGGAAAAAGGCAAGATTGTGTGGTTAGTGAACGAGAAAGTGGTAGAAGGCGATGAAGCCAGCAATTTGAATCCAAACGATATCTTCTCCATCGATGTGCAAAAAAGCAAAGCTACCACAGCGGCCTACGGCGATGATGTTGAAGGAGTAATCAAGATCATCACAAAAGACTCTCCGCTGGCGGTTAATCGTCCGAAAATGGATGGGCAAATCACGGTCTCTACATCGGCAAAAGACATCCCAAATAACGCGATTTATTTTATCGATGATAAGGAAGCTACGAAAGCAGAGGTTGATAGTTTAAAGAGCGAAAAAATTAAAACGGTGAAGGTTATTAAAGGCGATAAAGCCGTAAAAGACTATGGTGATAAAGCCAAGAACGGTGTTATCATGATTACCACCCGCAAAGCTAAAGATTAA